The sequence AGGTGCTGGGTCAGGTCTTGCACCGCCCCGCCGTGCTCCCCCTGCCCACAGCGCTGCTACGGCTCATGTTTGGTGAGATGGCCGATGAAATGCTGCTGGCCAGCACTCATGTGGTGCCCACCAAACTGCTGGCGTCGGGCTTCGAGTATGCTCATCCCGACCTCGCGGAGGCTCTCCGCCAGGCACTGGGGAGCAGCTAGCGGCTAGGCCCCGATTGGCATTCCAGTTCAGCCACGCCAAATTGCCGGGAGCCATGCCGCAGCCGTAAGTTCCCGGCTGCAAGTACGCACAGTGACCCGCGCCCGCTACACACCTCTGCCCCCTGAGACCTTCGACATCCCGGTCCACGAGATCCGCCGCGGCTACCGCTCGGACGTCTATTTCTGGCGCAGCAAGGTGGCCCTGGAAAATGCCGGGATGAAGACATCCGTGCTGATGCAGGTATTCCAGAAGAAGAAGGCCGTCCTGTGCGGCGTGGATGAGGCCCTGGCCATCCTGAAACTATGCACCGGCACCTATACCGATCGCCAGGCAGCCTATGAGCTCTTCGACGAGTACATCAGTTTGAAAAAGAAAATCCGGTCACTTTACTACAGCTCGAAGGAGGAGATGCTGAAGGCCCAGCGCGAACGATTGGAGGCTGAACACGCCCTGGACCGGCTATGGCGGAGTACCCCTGACGAGCTGGCCGTGCACGCTCTGCGGGACGGCGACGCCATTGAACCGTGGGAGACGGTCATGACCATTGAGGGCCCGCTATACCAATTCACCCATCTGGAAACACTCTATCTGGGGATATTGGCCCGCCGCACCAAGATCGCCACCAACGTGCGCCAGGTCGTTGAAGCGGCAGCGGGGAAACCCATCCTCTACTTTCCTGCACGCTTCGACCACTGGTTCATGCAGGGCGGTGACGGCTATGCTGCCAAAATTGGCGGCGCACGGGAGGTGTCCACCGATGCCCAGGGTGAATGGTGGGGCAAGGCCGGGGCCGGCACGATCCCCCACGCCCTCATCGCCGCCTGTGATGGCGACACCCTTAAGGCCGTCCAGCTCTATGCGGAGAACTTCCCCGACACCAACCTCATTGCGCTGGTGGACTTCGACAACGACAGTGTGAACACGGCTCTGACGGTAGCGCGGGGATTGCAGGAGCGGCTATGGGGGGTGCGCCTGGATACGGCCGCCACTCTGGTAGACGAGTCGGTGCTCCCGGGCATGGGTACGTTCAGCCCCACGGGCGTCAACCCCCAGCTGGTGGAGAACGTGCGCCGGGCTCTGGATGCCGAAGGTTTCGACCATGTAAAGATCGTGGCGTCAGGTGGTTTCGATGCCCAGCGCATCCAGGCGTTCGAAGAGGCCGGCGTACCCGTAGACGCCTACGGTGTAGGCTCGGCACTGGTTGTGGGGAAGGCCGATTTTACGGCTGACGTGGTGATG comes from Candidatus Neomarinimicrobiota bacterium and encodes:
- a CDS encoding quinolinate phosphoribosyl transferase, with product MQVFQKKKAVLCGVDEALAILKLCTGTYTDRQAAYELFDEYISLKKKIRSLYYSSKEEMLKAQRERLEAEHALDRLWRSTPDELAVHALRDGDAIEPWETVMTIEGPLYQFTHLETLYLGILARRTKIATNVRQVVEAAAGKPILYFPARFDHWFMQGGDGYAAKIGGAREVSTDAQGEWWGKAGAGTIPHALIAACDGDTLKAVQLYAENFPDTNLIALVDFDNDSVNTALTVARGLQERLWGVRLDTAATLVDESVLPGMGTFSPTGVNPQLVENVRRALDAEGFDHVKIVASGGFDAQRIQAFEEAGVPVDAYGVGSALVVGKADFTADVVMVKGQPRSKVGRRYQANPRLERFEL